A single window of Desulfovibrio psychrotolerans DNA harbors:
- the htpG gene encoding molecular chaperone HtpG, whose amino-acid sequence MSQTFEFKTEVRKLLHIITHSLYTNREIFLRELVSNASDALDKLRFAQAKGESVNAPELELGIDIRINKDAKTITIRDTGIGMTRDEMVDNLGTIARSGSERFLKELAEKNEDPGNIIGRFGVGFYSVFMVADSVTVASQSAKLGEQPCVWKSDGLGSFEILPSGEDAPARGTVVTINVKEDAVEFLEKFRLQSVLKKHSSFIPFAIHLEGERVNTTPALWREPKSSVTKEQYKEFYTHLTFDDAEPMDTLHISVDAPVQFNCLAFIPTFGRDTFNFDRDRYGLDLYVRRVLIQHENKDLIPEYISFLKGVVDTEDLPLNISRETLQENALIRKIQQTITKQVLSHLEKLAASDADAYNNFWNTHGKVFRLGYSDYANREKFTSLLRFNSSIHDDRGILTSIDAYMERAKPEQKAVYYITAPSREAAKLNPHLEIFTRKGLEVLFLYEPIDEFVMDNLHKYKEFEFVAAETVKPESLDAFPDAEQERKTENLSEGDAKSFEDLLAAMQDILGDRVTEVRVSKRLTDSPAVLASPDGATSSMDRLMRIMSKDESIPRKILEVNRDHPILRNLLRVFKADGKDPLIEATVVQLFESSLLLEGYLKDPHELVGRINSLLEKAGSWYTEIKKL is encoded by the coding sequence ATGTCGCAAACGTTTGAATTTAAAACAGAAGTGCGCAAGCTGCTGCACATCATCACCCATTCGCTCTACACTAACCGCGAAATTTTTCTGCGCGAACTCGTATCCAACGCCTCGGATGCACTGGATAAATTGCGTTTCGCACAGGCGAAGGGTGAATCTGTAAACGCCCCCGAACTGGAACTGGGCATAGACATCCGCATCAACAAAGACGCCAAGACCATCACCATCCGGGATACCGGCATAGGTATGACCCGCGATGAAATGGTGGACAACCTCGGCACCATTGCACGGTCCGGCTCCGAGCGGTTTCTCAAGGAGCTTGCGGAGAAGAACGAAGACCCCGGCAACATCATCGGACGGTTCGGGGTAGGCTTCTATTCCGTCTTCATGGTAGCGGATTCCGTGACCGTTGCGTCCCAAAGCGCCAAGCTTGGCGAGCAACCCTGCGTGTGGAAGTCTGACGGGCTGGGTTCTTTCGAAATCCTGCCCAGCGGAGAGGATGCACCCGCAAGGGGCACTGTTGTTACCATCAATGTTAAAGAAGACGCTGTAGAGTTTCTTGAGAAATTCCGTCTGCAGAGCGTGCTGAAGAAGCATTCCAGCTTTATTCCTTTTGCCATCCATCTGGAAGGCGAGCGGGTAAACACCACCCCTGCTCTGTGGCGCGAGCCCAAAAGCTCCGTCACCAAGGAACAATACAAGGAATTTTACACCCACCTCACCTTCGACGATGCGGAACCGATGGATACCCTGCACATTTCTGTAGACGCCCCTGTGCAGTTCAACTGCCTTGCCTTTATCCCCACCTTCGGACGGGATACCTTTAACTTTGACAGGGACCGTTACGGATTGGATCTGTATGTGCGGCGCGTGCTCATACAGCATGAAAACAAGGACCTTATCCCGGAGTACATCTCCTTCCTCAAGGGCGTGGTAGATACAGAAGACCTGCCTCTGAACATTTCACGCGAGACGTTGCAGGAAAACGCGCTCATCCGCAAAATTCAGCAAACCATAACCAAGCAGGTGCTGAGCCATCTGGAAAAGCTGGCGGCAAGCGATGCAGACGCATACAACAACTTCTGGAACACCCACGGCAAGGTGTTCCGGCTCGGGTACAGCGACTACGCCAACCGCGAAAAGTTCACCAGCCTGCTGCGCTTTAATTCCTCCATCCATGACGACAGGGGCATTCTCACATCCATTGACGCCTACATGGAGCGCGCCAAGCCGGAACAGAAAGCAGTGTATTATATCACCGCCCCCAGCCGGGAAGCAGCCAAGCTCAACCCGCATCTGGAAATCTTCACCCGCAAAGGGCTGGAGGTGCTCTTTCTGTACGAACCCATTGATGAGTTCGTCATGGACAACCTGCACAAGTACAAGGAATTCGAGTTTGTCGCAGCGGAAACGGTTAAACCCGAATCGCTGGATGCCTTCCCCGATGCGGAACAGGAACGCAAAACGGAAAACTTGTCTGAAGGCGATGCCAAGTCCTTTGAAGACCTGCTCGCAGCCATGCAGGATATTCTTGGAGACCGCGTGACCGAGGTGCGGGTTTCCAAACGGCTTACGGATTCCCCCGCCGTACTCGCCAGCCCGGACGGGGCAACATCATCCATGGACCGGCTGATGCGCATTATGAGCAAGGACGAATCCATTCCGCGCAAGATTCTGGAAGTGAACAGGGACCACCCCATTCTGCGCAACCTGTTGCGGGTGTTTAAGGCGGACGGCAAAGACCCGCTCATTGAAGCCACCGTGGTTCAGCTTTTCGAATCGTCTCTGCTGCTGGAAGGCTACCTGAAGGACCCCCACGAGCTCGTAGGGCGCATCAATTCCCTGCTGGAAAAGGCAGGAAGCTGGTACACTGAGATAAAGAAGCTGTAA
- a CDS encoding PAS domain S-box protein — MNQAGALAGTQGVELVFPRISGRDSDLVRFPMLFGAHAAYAAQTLVVGVPESSPPDYISEDAYTTAGFGIEFMEHIAARAGYAVTYRRYADWESLLEAVAGNSVHVVPLAGITEARKAKVRFTAPVHAVTVRLFVRASSGFESLESLLGHRVGVVPSGVAYPVARALRGLALREAASVEQLLFMLLSGQVDAIIHPQAPIEYFLDQMLVRQRISMLNDRLLDVPYAMAVAPGNDELFARLDEQVRLFAGSREYVAMRSRWYAARDKPSPDIPYALLSFAAFVCAVSLLAWHARPAGKTARTLAVLRTYLNGQRDAALLMDESGIAVAWNAAATEVFPVLRGARGGQALEHVFDGGDHERRRLALERVAQTGEPVDSVEERNGRLYRITMAPVPALRKRTFISVLVRDITGHNAAEMALQDMRARLAVLFDNSPESILLLNASMSIVGVNPAFVRFIGHPAPEITGRGFADFLWPDDAGSLRMALHGVLAGHADAMRTEHRFRHRSGVAVWASSAITVQRESGSLTGAVVHVTDIHERKAAELRLRESELRYREIFERASDLILLINVSTGRIEEFNQAVAESLGYTATDLATMNVADMECPEHCSLMGTGCRGSTDGLFETRLHRKDGREVDVQVHTRMLMAGGRQYALCVIRDISGIRETRERLDEARLASESALRARNAFFENMSPELRTPLQGIFGMLQLLEETPLDDTQRGYVRMARQTGTSLLRFLDDLLDMAGAEADSHAGTWGSRQEGGYDDAIKSDGGGARHVRRPFVLEDEIATVLNALYCEISDKKGLLSASIEPVFPQMMVGDVGRLRQMLFALVGHAVRYARNGRVRLQVRCPREGAEEVAPGVRPVEFAVSLTGADAVAWMRDARLALAGVAEVAESVLAGDEEQVLSSREGCVIPPYGYGPAQARRLAVPVHGSVYVHDLSGDEEGGGEVVLRLPLRWIPAERDGVPVRTLVAQAVQRMSQSAEGATQSAPDLYVQGLDAVASAGRAGVTAGESVKAVAASVARFAAAVPYAEPADRHAAVAAGRTENGQAGEAGAAGTPAGARVETGVANSALAGLRILLVEDDTINRMVVGNWLELHGCDVAYAENGREAVDHMRAGGFDCVIMDLQMPEMGGLEASAAIRSGTAGDAASGVPIIALTALALPETREMCASVGMNAFLVKPLDMNRLSETVMAVVPKPAAAQRE; from the coding sequence GTGAATCAGGCCGGAGCGTTGGCCGGGACGCAGGGCGTTGAACTGGTTTTTCCGCGAATTAGCGGGCGGGATTCGGACCTTGTCCGGTTCCCCATGCTGTTCGGCGCACACGCTGCGTATGCCGCCCAGACCCTTGTTGTGGGCGTTCCGGAATCATCTCCCCCGGACTACATAAGCGAAGACGCGTACACCACAGCAGGCTTCGGCATAGAATTCATGGAGCACATTGCAGCGCGGGCCGGGTATGCCGTAACCTACCGCCGCTATGCGGACTGGGAATCGCTTCTGGAGGCGGTTGCCGGCAACAGCGTGCACGTTGTGCCGCTGGCGGGCATTACGGAGGCACGCAAGGCCAAGGTTCGCTTTACTGCTCCCGTGCATGCCGTAACGGTACGCCTGTTCGTACGGGCCTCATCCGGGTTTGAATCACTGGAAAGCCTGCTCGGTCACAGGGTGGGAGTTGTGCCTTCCGGTGTGGCCTATCCTGTGGCGCGTGCGTTGCGGGGGCTTGCACTGCGGGAGGCGGCAAGCGTGGAACAGTTGCTGTTCATGCTGCTTTCCGGTCAGGTAGATGCCATAATCCATCCGCAGGCTCCAATTGAGTACTTTCTGGATCAGATGCTTGTGCGGCAGCGCATATCCATGCTCAATGACCGCCTGCTGGATGTGCCCTATGCCATGGCAGTGGCTCCCGGTAATGACGAACTCTTCGCCCGGCTGGATGAACAGGTGCGGTTGTTCGCGGGTAGCCGGGAATATGTGGCCATGCGTTCGCGGTGGTATGCAGCACGGGATAAGCCATCCCCTGATATTCCGTATGCTCTGCTTTCTTTCGCGGCCTTTGTCTGCGCGGTATCGCTGCTGGCATGGCACGCCCGGCCTGCGGGAAAAACGGCCCGCACGCTGGCCGTGCTGCGCACCTACCTGAACGGCCAGCGGGATGCCGCGCTGCTGATGGACGAATCGGGCATTGCTGTCGCTTGGAATGCCGCAGCGACAGAGGTGTTTCCCGTTTTGCGTGGCGCGCGGGGGGGGCAGGCTCTGGAGCATGTGTTTGATGGCGGTGATCATGAACGGCGCAGGCTGGCCCTTGAGCGGGTGGCGCAGACGGGCGAGCCGGTTGATTCGGTGGAAGAGAGAAACGGCAGGCTCTACCGCATTACCATGGCCCCGGTTCCCGCGCTGCGTAAGCGGACGTTCATTTCCGTACTGGTACGGGATATAACCGGCCACAATGCCGCCGAGATGGCATTGCAGGACATGCGCGCCCGTTTGGCCGTGCTGTTTGATAACTCTCCCGAAAGCATTCTGCTGCTGAACGCAAGCATGAGCATTGTGGGGGTTAACCCTGCGTTTGTCCGTTTTATCGGGCACCCCGCCCCGGAGATTACGGGCAGGGGGTTTGCGGATTTTCTTTGGCCCGATGATGCCGGAAGCCTGCGCATGGCCCTGCACGGTGTGCTTGCCGGACATGCGGATGCGATGCGCACCGAACATCGGTTTCGTCACCGGAGCGGGGTGGCGGTGTGGGCAAGCAGTGCCATTACCGTGCAGCGCGAGTCCGGCTCCCTGACCGGGGCTGTGGTGCATGTGACGGATATACACGAACGCAAGGCGGCGGAACTGCGGTTGCGAGAAAGTGAGCTGCGTTACCGCGAAATTTTTGAACGCGCCTCCGACCTGATTCTGCTGATTAACGTCTCCACGGGACGTATAGAAGAATTCAATCAGGCTGTGGCAGAATCGCTGGGGTATACGGCAACGGATTTGGCCACCATGAATGTGGCCGACATGGAGTGCCCGGAACACTGCTCGCTTATGGGGACAGGGTGCCGTGGCAGCACGGACGGACTGTTTGAGACCCGGCTGCACCGCAAGGACGGACGCGAAGTGGATGTGCAGGTGCACACGCGGATGCTCATGGCGGGAGGCCGGCAGTACGCCCTGTGTGTTATCAGGGATATTTCCGGCATACGTGAAACGCGGGAACGGCTGGACGAGGCCCGTCTGGCGAGCGAATCTGCCCTGCGTGCCCGGAATGCGTTTTTTGAAAACATGAGCCCTGAACTGCGCACGCCGTTGCAGGGCATATTCGGCATGCTGCAGTTGCTGGAGGAAACGCCGCTGGATGATACACAGCGCGGCTATGTGCGCATGGCCCGGCAGACAGGCACCAGCCTGCTGCGTTTTCTGGATGATCTGCTGGATATGGCGGGAGCGGAGGCTGACAGTCATGCAGGCACGTGGGGCAGCAGGCAGGAAGGCGGATATGATGACGCAATAAAGAGCGATGGCGGCGGCGCGCGCCATGTCCGGCGGCCCTTTGTGCTGGAGGACGAGATTGCAACGGTGCTGAACGCCCTGTACTGCGAAATTTCGGATAAAAAAGGTCTGCTGAGCGCAAGCATAGAGCCTGTCTTCCCGCAGATGATGGTGGGCGATGTGGGCCGGTTGCGGCAGATGCTTTTTGCTCTGGTGGGGCATGCGGTACGGTATGCCCGCAACGGGCGTGTACGCTTGCAGGTGCGTTGTCCCCGCGAGGGAGCGGAGGAGGTGGCACCCGGTGTGCGGCCCGTGGAATTTGCCGTATCCCTGACCGGAGCGGATGCTGTGGCGTGGATGCGTGATGCCCGGCTTGCCCTTGCCGGAGTTGCGGAGGTGGCGGAATCTGTTCTGGCAGGAGATGAGGAGCAGGTTCTCTCATCCCGTGAAGGTTGTGTCATTCCGCCCTACGGTTACGGCCCGGCACAGGCGCGGCGGCTAGCGGTGCCTGTGCACGGCAGCGTGTATGTTCATGATCTGTCCGGGGATGAGGAAGGGGGCGGCGAGGTGGTGCTGCGGTTGCCGCTCCGCTGGATTCCTGCTGAAAGGGACGGCGTTCCGGTGCGTACGCTGGTGGCGCAGGCGGTACAGCGGATGTCGCAGTCTGCCGAGGGCGCTACGCAATCCGCCCCGGATTTGTATGTTCAGGGACTGGATGCCGTGGCTTCTGCCGGCCGTGCGGGTGTTACTGCGGGAGAGAGTGTGAAGGCCGTTGCTGCAAGTGTTGCCCGGTTTGCTGCCGCTGTGCCGTATGCTGAGCCTGCGGACAGGCATGCCGCTGTCGCGGCGGGGCGGACCGAGAACGGGCAGGCCGGGGAAGCTGGTGCCGCGGGAACGCCCGCCGGCGCGCGGGTGGAAACTGGTGTTGCCAATTCCGCGCTGGCAGGCCTGCGCATTCTGCTGGTGGAGGACGACACCATTAACCGTATGGTGGTGGGCAACTGGCTGGAACTGCACGGATGTGACGTGGCGTATGCGGAAAATGGCCGGGAGGCGGTGGACCACATGCGCGCAGGGGGCTTTGACTGCGTGATAATGGACTTGCAGATGCCTGAAATGGGCGGGCTGGAAGCCTCTGCCGCCATCCGTTCCGGCACGGCGGGCGATGCCGCGTCCGGTGTGCCCATTATTGCGCTTACGGCACTGGCACTGCCTGAGACGCGCGAGATGTGCGCCTCTGTGGGCATGAATGCGTTTCTGGTCAAGCCGCTGGACATGAACAGACTTTCCGAAACCGTTATGGCGGTAGTGCCCAAGCCCGCTGCGGCACAAAGAGAATAG
- the hydF gene encoding [FeFe] hydrogenase H-cluster maturation GTPase HydF has protein sequence MTGKAPRGVRMVITLVGRRNAGKSSLINALTGQDIAIVSDHPGTTTDPVAKHYELLPIGPVTFYDTAGLDDTGELGAMRIHATRKVLCRTDLALLVAGETGLGDAERDILKELAALDIPFAVVFNKADMTSPRDEDIRFCADSNIRYVSVSARPGGQNGPAGGADAVKQLLLAAAPPEYLEEPALVADMVQAGDSVLCVVPIDLAAPKGRLILPQVQVLREVLDCDAMATVVKERELEEALLAMRRDPALVVTDSQAILKVAGDVPDHIPLTTFSTLFARYKGDIAALAHGAHAIDTLRDHDRILMCEACSHHAVADDIGRVKIPRWLRQYTGKELEFSFYAGHDFPDNLEGYALAVHCGGCMTNRAEMLRRIRECTRRGVPITNYGIAISKVQGVLERVLRPLGIHPHERG, from the coding sequence ATGACAGGCAAAGCACCGCGCGGCGTACGTATGGTCATAACGCTTGTGGGCCGCCGCAACGCCGGAAAATCTTCCCTTATCAACGCCCTGACAGGGCAGGACATTGCCATAGTCTCCGACCATCCCGGAACCACCACAGACCCCGTGGCCAAGCATTACGAACTGCTGCCCATAGGGCCCGTAACCTTCTATGACACAGCAGGTCTGGATGACACGGGCGAGTTGGGAGCCATGCGCATACACGCCACCCGCAAAGTGCTCTGCCGCACAGATTTAGCCCTGCTAGTGGCCGGAGAAACAGGGCTGGGCGATGCGGAACGCGACATACTCAAAGAACTGGCCGCGCTGGATATTCCCTTTGCGGTGGTCTTCAACAAGGCCGACATGACGTCGCCCCGCGATGAAGACATCCGGTTCTGCGCGGACAGCAATATACGGTACGTTTCCGTCAGCGCACGTCCCGGCGGGCAGAACGGCCCGGCGGGCGGCGCAGACGCTGTAAAGCAGTTGCTTCTCGCCGCCGCCCCGCCCGAGTATCTGGAGGAGCCGGCCTTGGTGGCCGATATGGTGCAGGCAGGCGACAGCGTTCTCTGCGTGGTGCCCATAGACCTTGCCGCTCCCAAGGGAAGGCTCATCCTGCCGCAGGTGCAGGTGCTGCGCGAGGTGCTGGACTGCGATGCCATGGCCACCGTGGTCAAGGAACGCGAACTGGAAGAGGCACTTCTTGCCATGCGGCGCGACCCCGCGCTGGTGGTCACGGACTCGCAGGCCATTCTCAAAGTGGCGGGTGATGTGCCGGACCATATACCCCTGACCACGTTTTCCACACTGTTTGCCCGGTACAAAGGCGATATAGCAGCGCTGGCGCACGGGGCACATGCCATAGACACCCTGCGGGACCATGACCGTATACTCATGTGCGAGGCGTGTTCTCACCATGCCGTTGCCGATGACATAGGCAGGGTAAAAATTCCGCGCTGGTTACGCCAGTATACGGGGAAAGAACTGGAATTCTCCTTCTACGCAGGGCACGATTTCCCGGACAATCTGGAAGGCTACGCCCTTGCCGTGCACTGCGGGGGATGCATGACCAACCGCGCGGAGATGCTGCGCCGCATCCGGGAATGCACGCGGCGCGGCGTGCCCATAACAAATTACGGCATTGCCATCTCCAAGGTGCAGGGGGTGCTGGAACGGGTACTGAGACCACTGGGAATCCACCCTCACGAGCGGGGCTGA
- a CDS encoding radical SAM protein codes for MSDNTALTEHDIVHALCAPDAASLYSAARALADDVFGRQVFLRGVVEFANHCRRNCLYCGLRAANTDVERFRLDDEEILHAVSFAAAHGMGTVVLQSGEEAQGDVRRVGALVREIKRRHNVAVTLSLGDYAEDHYRYWRDCGADRYLLKVETTDDALHARMRPGTTVTERLARVETLQRLGYETGSGVISGLPGMTPRILARDILRLSAMGLEMIAVGPFIPHPGTPLGAERAAVDIEQALRATALLRLLNPGANIPATSALDSACPPQDSGTQYPVSDTRLNNQDSAHSPYGKGGREQGLAAGANVVMPSVTPERVRRNYAIYPGKNTVQCSVTEAVRQLKLRLEHAGYQPSDAIGASLSGRFRAADPMQGCKAAQTIRAAATPSGNPSGHFADNAHTHSTTPVPGTEQFSKEPA; via the coding sequence GTGAGTGACAACACGGCACTGACTGAACATGATATCGTGCATGCCCTGTGCGCACCGGATGCCGCATCGCTCTACAGTGCCGCACGCGCCCTTGCCGATGATGTTTTCGGGCGGCAGGTTTTTCTGCGCGGAGTGGTGGAGTTTGCCAACCATTGCAGACGCAACTGCCTGTATTGCGGACTGCGCGCCGCCAACACGGACGTTGAACGGTTCCGGCTGGATGATGAGGAAATCCTCCATGCCGTGTCCTTTGCCGCCGCACACGGCATGGGAACTGTCGTCCTGCAATCCGGTGAAGAGGCACAAGGCGATGTGCGGCGCGTGGGTGCGCTGGTGCGGGAAATCAAGCGACGCCACAATGTGGCCGTAACCCTGTCACTGGGCGACTATGCAGAGGACCACTACCGCTACTGGCGCGACTGCGGGGCAGACCGCTACCTGCTCAAGGTGGAAACCACAGACGATGCCCTGCACGCCCGCATGCGCCCCGGCACCACGGTAACGGAGCGGCTGGCACGGGTGGAGACACTCCAGCGACTCGGCTATGAAACCGGGTCCGGCGTTATTTCCGGGCTGCCGGGCATGACGCCGCGCATTCTGGCCCGCGATATTCTGCGCCTTTCCGCCATGGGGCTGGAGATGATCGCCGTAGGCCCCTTCATTCCGCATCCCGGCACACCGCTGGGCGCGGAACGGGCGGCAGTGGATATTGAACAGGCGCTGCGCGCCACTGCACTGCTCCGCCTGCTCAATCCCGGCGCGAATATTCCCGCCACCAGTGCGCTGGACAGCGCCTGCCCGCCGCAAGACTCCGGCACCCAATACCCTGTCAGTGATACTCGCCTCAATAATCAGGACAGCGCACACAGCCCGTACGGGAAGGGCGGAAGGGAGCAGGGGCTTGCTGCGGGAGCCAACGTGGTCATGCCTTCCGTAACGCCGGAACGCGTGCGCCGCAACTACGCCATCTATCCGGGCAAAAACACTGTGCAGTGTTCCGTTACGGAGGCGGTAAGACAATTGAAGCTGCGGCTGGAACATGCGGGATATCAACCGAGCGATGCCATAGGTGCCAGTCTTTCCGGCAGGTTCAGAGCTGCCGACCCTATGCAGGGCTGCAAAGCCGCACAGACCATACGGGCTGCCGCCACGCCCTCCGGCAATCCCTCCGGCCATTTCGCAGACAACGCGCATACGCACAGCACCACCCCCGTGCCCGGCACGGAACAGTTCAGCAAGGAGCCAGCATGA
- a CDS encoding aspartate ammonia-lyase, with protein MIRTESDALGSMQLPADALYGIHTARAMENFPLSGYRLPAMFIRAYAEVKLACVRVNAGLGHLPPAVAGALEAACHEMISGLHHGQIVVDAFQGGAGTSTNMNVNEVLANRAAQLLGHAPGSGAVHPLDHANLHQSTNDTYPTALKVATLHGLKKLEQPITQLQETLQRKEQDFDHVVRLARTQLQDAVPITAGMTFGAWAEAIARDRWRIFKCRERIRQVNLGGTAVGTGLGAPRDFIFKAAEELRSITGLGISRAENLVDATQNLDPFVEVSGMLKACAVNLLKICTDARLLASGPAAGIGEMVLPAVQAGSTIMPGKVNPVIPEAVSQAALRVMSNDALIGQAAAMGNLELNQFLPLVAHALLESLHLLHNAVIKLHERCMRDARPDTERCAAHLATGGTLAAVLVPALGYERVEHFIQKAISTHTPLADIVAAGLNVPREAISELLTAKKMRQMGYTAETYAAVKGKTDADA; from the coding sequence ATGATACGCACCGAATCCGACGCATTGGGAAGCATGCAGCTGCCCGCAGATGCGCTATACGGCATACACACTGCGCGGGCCATGGAGAATTTCCCCCTCTCAGGGTACAGGCTGCCCGCCATGTTCATCCGCGCGTACGCAGAGGTCAAACTGGCATGCGTGCGGGTGAACGCCGGACTGGGCCATCTGCCCCCCGCAGTGGCAGGTGCTCTGGAAGCCGCCTGCCATGAAATGATTTCCGGTCTGCATCACGGCCAGATCGTGGTAGACGCCTTTCAGGGCGGAGCCGGAACATCCACCAACATGAACGTGAACGAGGTTCTTGCCAACCGCGCGGCACAGTTGCTCGGCCATGCACCGGGGAGCGGGGCCGTGCACCCACTTGACCACGCCAACCTACATCAGTCCACCAACGATACCTACCCCACCGCTCTCAAGGTGGCCACGCTCCACGGCCTTAAAAAACTGGAGCAGCCGATAACCCAGTTGCAGGAAACATTACAGCGCAAGGAGCAGGACTTTGACCACGTTGTCCGCCTTGCCAGAACCCAATTGCAGGATGCCGTCCCCATTACGGCGGGCATGACGTTCGGGGCATGGGCAGAGGCCATTGCCCGCGACCGCTGGCGCATCTTCAAATGCCGTGAACGCATCCGGCAGGTCAATCTGGGCGGAACCGCCGTAGGCACAGGGCTTGGTGCCCCGCGTGACTTCATCTTCAAGGCTGCGGAAGAACTGCGGAGCATTACGGGTCTTGGCATCTCGCGGGCAGAGAATCTGGTAGACGCCACGCAAAACCTTGACCCCTTTGTGGAAGTTTCCGGCATGCTCAAGGCATGCGCCGTTAACCTGCTGAAAATCTGCACAGATGCCCGCCTGCTCGCCAGCGGCCCTGCCGCAGGAATAGGCGAGATGGTGCTTCCCGCTGTGCAGGCAGGCTCCACCATCATGCCGGGCAAGGTAAATCCGGTTATTCCGGAGGCGGTTTCGCAGGCTGCGCTACGGGTTATGTCCAATGACGCACTCATCGGGCAGGCAGCGGCAATGGGCAATCTGGAACTCAACCAGTTCCTGCCGCTGGTGGCCCACGCGCTTTTGGAATCGCTCCATCTGCTGCACAACGCGGTCATAAAGCTGCATGAACGCTGCATGCGCGATGCCCGGCCCGATACGGAACGATGCGCGGCGCATCTGGCCACCGGAGGAACCCTTGCGGCGGTGCTTGTGCCCGCTCTGGGCTATGAGCGCGTGGAACACTTCATCCAAAAGGCCATAAGCACGCACACGCCGCTTGCCGACATAGTGGCTGCCGGACTGAATGTGCCCCGTGAGGCAATAAGCGAGTTGCTGACCGCCAAAAAAATGCGCCAGATGGGCTACACCGCTGAAACGTATGCCGCAGTCAAAGGAAAAACCGATGCGGATGCATGA
- the hydG gene encoding [FeFe] hydrogenase H-cluster radical SAM maturase HydG, which produces MTLGSKELKNFIDEQAIAQTIEATNNPAPSKVREILAKSREAKGLTIEETSVLLQADDPELRAELFSTAREVKKAIYGNRLVLFAPLYITNECGNRCAYCGFNVENKDLERRTLTDEEIRREVYALEDMGHKRLLLVYGEHPRFGADWMADTIRVVYDTVSEKSGEIRRVNINCAPQEVEGFRKLHEAGIGTYQCFQETYHRATYESLHKGGRKKDFLWRLHAMHRAMEAGIDDVGMGALFGLYDYRFEVLGLLAHAAELEKHFGVGPHTLSFPRLEPAQNAEIAYHPPCPIPNERFKQMVAVLRLAVPYTGLILSTREEPTLRRSLLDLGVSQLSAGSRTYPGAYSDPAYDRPEVQQFCVGDNRSLDEVIREVVGQGWIPSWCTACYRLGRTGEHFMELAKKGFIQEFCKPNALLTFKEYLQDYATAPTRAAGDALVEREVEDFPEARRDLIASRLQRIAQGERDLYI; this is translated from the coding sequence ATGACACTCGGCAGCAAGGAACTGAAGAATTTTATTGATGAACAGGCCATAGCGCAAACCATAGAAGCCACGAACAACCCCGCACCGTCAAAGGTACGGGAAATACTGGCAAAATCGCGCGAGGCAAAGGGGCTGACCATTGAGGAAACGTCTGTACTGCTGCAGGCAGACGATCCGGAGTTGCGGGCAGAACTGTTCTCCACCGCACGCGAGGTAAAAAAAGCCATCTACGGCAACAGGCTTGTGCTGTTCGCGCCGCTGTATATTACCAACGAATGCGGCAACCGTTGCGCGTACTGCGGCTTTAATGTGGAGAATAAAGATCTGGAACGGCGCACACTCACCGATGAGGAAATACGCCGCGAAGTATACGCGCTGGAAGACATGGGGCACAAACGCCTGCTGCTGGTCTACGGCGAACACCCCCGGTTCGGGGCAGACTGGATGGCCGATACCATCCGCGTGGTGTACGACACAGTCTCAGAAAAAAGCGGCGAAATCCGCCGTGTGAATATTAACTGCGCACCGCAGGAAGTGGAAGGGTTCCGCAAACTGCACGAGGCAGGCATAGGCACCTACCAGTGTTTTCAGGAGACCTACCACAGGGCAACCTACGAATCCCTGCACAAGGGCGGGCGCAAAAAAGATTTCCTGTGGCGGCTGCATGCCATGCACCGCGCCATGGAGGCAGGCATAGACGATGTGGGCATGGGTGCCCTGTTCGGCCTGTACGACTACCGGTTTGAAGTTCTGGGGCTGCTCGCTCACGCGGCCGAGCTTGAAAAACACTTTGGCGTGGGCCCGCACACGCTCTCTTTCCCGCGGCTGGAACCGGCACAGAATGCGGAAATAGCCTATCATCCGCCCTGTCCCATCCCGAATGAACGGTTCAAGCAGATGGTCGCCGTACTCCGGCTGGCTGTTCCGTATACCGGACTTATTTTGAGCACCCGCGAAGAACCTACGCTGCGGCGTTCGCTACTGGACCTCGGCGTATCCCAGCTCAGTGCAGGTTCCCGCACCTACCCGGGAGCGTACTCAGATCCCGCCTACGACCGGCCCGAGGTACAGCAGTTCTGCGTTGGCGACAACCGGAGCCTTGATGAGGTTATCCGCGAAGTCGTCGGGCAGGGCTGGATTCCTTCCTGGTGCACAGCCTGCTACCGGCTTGGCAGAACGGGTGAACACTTCATGGAATTGGCCAAAAAAGGGTTCATTCAGGAATTCTGCAAGCCCAACGCACTGCTCACCTTCAAGGAGTACCTGCAGGACTACGCCACCGCGCCCACCCGCGCGGCGGGCGATGCGCTGGTCGAACGCGAGGTTGAGGACTTTCCGGAAGCACGACGTGACCTTATCGCCTCGCGCCTGCAACGCATAGCGCAGGGCGAACGGGATCTGTACATCTAG